In the Clostridium sporogenes genome, one interval contains:
- the rplL gene encoding 50S ribosomal protein L7/L12 — MKKEEIIQAIKEMTVLELNELVEACEEEFGVSAAAPVAVAGGAVAGAGAAEEKTEFDVILADAGSEKIKVIKAVREVTGLGLKEAKALVDGAPKTLKEAASKEDGEAIKAKLEEVGAKVELK; from the coding sequence ATGAAAAAAGAAGAAATCATTCAAGCTATAAAAGAAATGACTGTTTTAGAATTAAACGAATTAGTAGAAGCATGTGAAGAAGAATTTGGAGTAAGCGCAGCTGCACCAGTAGCTGTAGCAGGAGGAGCTGTTGCAGGAGCAGGAGCTGCTGAAGAAAAAACTGAATTTGATGTAATCTTAGCTGATGCAGGTTCAGAAAAAATCAAAGTTATCAAAGCAGTAAGAGAAGTAACAGGATTAGGATTAAAAGAAGCTAAAGCTTTAGTTGATGGAGCTCCTAAAACATTAAAAGAAGCTGCATCTAAAGAAGATGGAGAAGCTATAAAAGCTAAATTAGAAGAAGTTGGAGCAAAAGTAGAATTAAAATAG